A DNA window from Myxocyprinus asiaticus isolate MX2 ecotype Aquarium Trade chromosome 45, UBuf_Myxa_2, whole genome shotgun sequence contains the following coding sequences:
- the slc26a3.1 gene encoding solute carrier family 26 member 3 — protein sequence MQAFGRHYVVVRPLFSEDSFAEQHERINRSRKTLQDHLKNYFTCDSNRAKNVALSLLPIIGWMKNYKIKEWLFGDIVSGISTGLVAVLQGLAFALLASLPPGYGLYTAFFPAIVYFFLGTSRHISVGAFPILSLMVGAVVTRLVPDEGPAVNITGFEGLSIEEQRVLVASTVTFLMGVFQLIMGLLQVGFIVMYLSDTLVSGFTTAAAVQILVSQLRFVLGLDFPGINGPLAIIYTLVEVFSRITNTNMADLVTSIVIMAVVLIVKEINGRFKSKLPVPIPIEVIMTVIACGVSFGFNFEERFGMVVIGEMVNGYESPVAPNLEVIEHSAVEAFPLAIVGFAVAFSVAKVYSVKHDYTIDGNQELIAFGVSNIFGASFRSFAASTALSRTSIQESTGGKTQIAGILSAMMVLIVIVAVGFLLEPLPRSVLGALVIVNLKGMLMQVKELPFLWKNDRPDFVTWVVTFVATIILGLDLGLAVGIVVELFTVVCRAQFPRCSLLANITGTDIYRDRKDYLSIYEPDGVKIFKIPSPIFFGNIDFFRDNLVKAVGFSPLSVLKKRNKALRKIRKMLCNGELDVSDRGLQIRHQPSAENSEDESNLEGLDQPTDFSDLSIQVNWNAELPANICVPPVNIHSLVLDFSAVSFLDISALNGLKTTLKEFIRIEVDVYIVSCDVYIMEKLHRCTFFDEEIKTSIFYPTLHDAMLHILQMHPDYRHAEKYIYRSIPRV from the exons ATGCAGGCATTTGGCAGGCACTATGTGGTTGTAAGGCCTCTGTTTTCAGAGGATTCCTTTGCAGAGCAGCATGAGAGGATCAACAGGAGTCGCAAAACTCTACAGGATCATCTGAAAAACTATTTCAC TTGTGATTCAAACCGTGCAAAGAATGTGGCCCTTTCCCTTCTGCCCATCATTGGATGGATGAAGAACTACAAGATCAAAGAATGGCTGTTTGGTGACATAGTTTCTGGCATAAGTACAGGATTAGTGGCAGTGCTACAAG GACTTGCATTTGCTTTGTTGGCCTCCTTACCACCTGGATATGGACTGTATACTGCATTTTTTCCTGCGATAGTCTACTTCTTTTTGGGCACCTCCCGACACATCTCAGTAG GGGCTTTTCCCATTCTCAGTCTAATGGTGGGTGCTGTTGTCACACGGCTGGTGCCTGATGAAGGACCTGCAGTAAACATCACTGGATTTGAGGGGTTGAGCATTGAAGAGCAAAGAGTTCTAGTTGCTTCCACTGTAACTTTTCTCATGGGGGTGTTTCAG CTCATAATGGGGCTActacaggtgggcttcattgtcATGTATCTGTCTGATACTCTGGTGTCTGGATTCACCACTGCAGCTGCTGTTCAAATCCTGGTTTCCCAGCTCAGATTTGTGTTGGGACTGGACTTTCCTGGTATAAATGGCCCACTTGCCATTATATAT ACCTTGGTGGAAGTTTTCTCTCGAATCACTAACACAAACATGGCAGATCTGGTGACATCTATTGTGATCATGGCAGTGGTGCTTATTGTGAAAGAGATCAATGGTAGATTTAAGTCGAAACTACCTGTGCCGATACCTATAGAGGTCATCATG ACTGTTATTGCTTGCGGAGTCTCTTTTGGATTCAATTTCGAAGAGAGATTTGGCATGGTAGTTATTGGGGAGATGGTGAATGG ATATGAATCTCCTGTTGCTCCAAATCTGGAAGTCATTGAGCACAGTGCAGTGGAGGCTTTCCCTTTGGCCATAGTAGGATTTGCTGTGGCTTTCTCAGTAGCTAAAGTCTACTCTGTCAAACATGACTACACAATCGACGGAAACCAG GAGCTAATTGCGTTTGGGGTGAGCAACATTTTTGGGGCATCTTTTCGTTCATTTGCTGCCAGCACAGCCCTTTCGAGGACTTCCATACAGGAGAGCACAGGAGGGAAGACGCAG ATAGCTGGTATTCTGTCTGCCATGATGGTACTGATTGTCATTGTAGCAGTAGGATTCCTGCTTGAGCCATTGCCCAGG TCTGTTCTGGGTGCTCTGGTGATTGTTAATCTGAAAGGCATGCTGATGCAAGTCAAAGAGCTGCCGTTCTTATGGAAGAATGATCGGCCTGATTTT GTTACCTGGGTGGTGACCTTTGTGGCTACTATTATCCTGGGTCTGGATCTGGGGTTGGCTGTGGGCATTGTGGTCGAATTGTTCACTGTGGTCTGCAGGGCTCAGTT CCCACGATGCTCCCTCCTGGCAAACATCACAGGAACTGACATCTACAGGGATCGCAAAGACTACCTCTCT aTTTACGAACCTGATGGagttaaaatattcaaaatccCTTCACCTATCTTCTTTGGTAACATAGACTTCTTCAGAGATAACCTGGTGAAAGCa GTGGGTTTTAGTCCTCTAAGTGTTTTGAAGAAAAGAAACAAAGCCCTGCGAAAGATCAGAAAAATGTTGTGTAATGGAGAACTGGATGTGTCTGAT AGAGGCCTTCAGATAAGACATCAACCATCTGCTGAAAATTCAGAAGATGAAAGCAACTTGGAGGGTCTGGATCAGCCCACAGATTTCTCTGACCTTTCAATCCAGGTGAACTGGAACGCAGAGCTCCCTGCCAACATCTGTGTCCCTCCTGTGAACATCCACAGTTTGGTCCTGGACTTCTCTGCGGTCTCGTTCCTTGATATATCTGCACTCAATGGCCTTAAAACG ACCCTGAAAGAGTTTATACGAATTGAGGTGGACGTCTACATTGTTTCCTGTGATG TGTACATCATGGAGAAGCTTCATCGATGTACATTTTTTGATGAAGAGATTAAGACGTCCATCTTTTATCCCACGCTGCATGATGCCATGTTGCACATTCTGCAGATGCATCCAGATTATCGACATGCAGAAAAG TATATATACAGAAGCATTCCAAGAGTGTGA
- the cbll1 gene encoding E3 ubiquitin-protein ligase Hakai isoform X1: MWHVKDNDMQGTEGALGGPDVRRRIPIKLLPKQARNKPPLRPQRPAGRLPSKTHSADEGFNYKQEERFDNCLKAGDAFASQRRFPQQLYWDYKLNLIGEKDDTPVHFCDKCGLPVKTYGRMIPCKHVFCYECALHHERKGDKMCPGLNLYSCTDPVQRIEQCHRGSLYMCSIVQGCKRTYLSQRDLQAHINHRHMRSGKASSSRSDPLHLPPASEVPERFRVPPPHLPKPHVLIPPPLSHSGHDPYSQPPSGSHDDHRPPQGQPPNAGDMGPSRSLAQETFRISTVTTRKHSNLITVPIQDDSSSGPSREPHPQPGNAPPPHHHPGDYPGQPVVTHLHHMMAPPQQHYGPPPPPPPISHPMPHPGQGSNTPHMVFNQAPPPLSSVPPPITPPPGHLIGQMPPFMNHPPPGPPPQHGGPSVNGPPPHHYNPQFPEDKSTLSPPFNQPGGLSPGMWPAPRGPPPPRMQGPPPQGQMPGPHHPDQGRYRPYYQ, translated from the exons ATGTGGCACGTTAAAG ACAATGATATGCAGGGCACTGAAGGGGCGTTAGGTGGTCCTGATGTCCGAAGGAGGATCCCAATTAAACTCCTTCCCAAACAGGCCAGGAATAAACCTCCCCTGCGACCACAGAGACCAGCGGGACGGTTACCTTCCAAAACCCATTCTGCTGATGAAG GCTTTAACTACAAGCAGGAAGAGAGGTTTGATAATTGCTTAAAAGCAGGAGATGCATTTGCAAGCCAGCGACGGTTCCCACAGCAGCTGTACTGGGATTACAAG CTAAACTTGATTGGCGAAAAAGATGACACCCCAGTTCATTTCTGTGACAAATGTGGACTGCCAGTTAAAACATATGGTCGCATG ATCCCATGCAAACATGTTTTCTGCTATGAGTGTGCATTGCATCATGAAAGGAAGGGTGATAAAATGTGTCCAGG TCTAAACCTTTACAGCTGTACAGACCCAGTCCAGCGCATTGAACAGTGCCACCGTGGCTCTCTCTACATGTGTAGTATTGTTCAGGGATGCAAACGCACCTATCTCTCTCAGAGAGACCTGCAGGCCCACATTAATCACAGACATATGAGGTCAGGCAAGGCATCTAGCAGCCGCTCTGACCCTCTCCACCTCCCTCCTGCATCGGAAGTGCCCGAGCGCTTCCGAGTGCCCCCTCCTCACCTGCCCAAGCCCCACGTGCTCATCCCTCCCCCACTGTCTCATAGTGGTCATGACCCCTACAGCCAGCCTCCCTCTGGCTCCCATGATGACCATCGACCTCCACAAGGCCAGCCGCCTAATGCGGGAGACATGGGGCCGTCCCGCTCTCTCGCTCAAGAGACCTTCCGCATCTCAACGGTTACCACACGGAAACACAGCAACCTCATTACGGTTCCAATCCAGGACGATTCCAGCTCTGGTCCCTCTCGTGAGCCACACCCCCAGCCTGGCAATGCTCCGCCCCCTCACCACCACCCTGGAGACTATCCAGGACAGCCTGTCGTTACCCACCTGCATCACATGATGGCGCCACCTCAGCAGCACTATGGGCCTCCACCTCCCCCTCCGCCCATCAGTCATCCCATGCCGCACCCAGGGCAGGGCTCCAACACGCCTCACATGGTTTTTAACCAAGCACCCCCTCCACTATCCTCTGTCCCTCCACCCATTACTCCACCTCCTGGACACCTCATTGGTCAGATGCCCCCATTTATGAACCACCCCCCACCAGGGCCGCCCCCTCAGCATGGAGGTCCTTCTGTCAATGGCCCCCCACCCCACCATTACAACCCACAGTTCCCTGAGGACAAGAGCACTCTCAGTCCACCGTTCAACCAGCCTGGGGGTTTGAGTCCAGGAATGTGGCCTGCGCCACGGGGACCCCCACCGCCCCGAATGCAGGGTCCCCCACCACAGGGGCAGATGCCTGGGCCACATCACCCAGATCAGGGCCGCTATAGACCATATTACCAGTAA
- the slc26a3.2 gene encoding solute carrier family 26 member 3, tandem duplicate 2 has protein sequence MLRSSSQKYVVTRPLYSEDAFEDEHTKVYRKHKTLLDHVKQYFTCNSKRAKNAALSLLPIIGWIKIYSIKEWLLNDIVSGISTGLVAVLQGLAYSLLASISPWYGLYAAFFPVLTYFLLGTSRHISVGAFPVLSLMVGAVVTRLVPDEGPPANITGFEGLTKDEQRALVSASLTFLIGLFQLGMGLLQVGFIVMYLSDTLISGFTTAAAVHILVSQLKFIFGLNVPGFSGPLSIIHTLERVFGQITSTNIHDLVTSVVVMVVVLVVKELNDRFRSKLPVPIPIEVIMTSIACGVSYAFNFRDNHAVEVVGKIPNSFEPPMAPDLQVFQMTVVDAFPMAIVGFAIAYAVAKVYSVKHDYLIDGNQELIAFGTSNIFGGACKSLAASTALSRSAVQESTGGKTQIAGFLSAIIVLVVTLGIGFLLEPLPKSVLGAVVIVNLKGMLMQVVEVPYLWKKDRPDCIVWVGTCLASIFLGLDLGLAVGLGLELLTVVFRAQFPRCCVLANVLGTDIYRDRKDYISVYESEGVKIFRIPSPIFFANIDFFRGKLIDAVGFNPLRILRKRNKAVRKIKKLIKKGELTLTSKGLQATCSMPIEESEDERNMEDLDQPTDYSDLPIQVNWNAELPANICVPPVNIHSLVLDFTTVSFLDISALKGLKTALMEFIRIDVEVYIVGCDPYIIEKLKKCQFFDEEIKTSIFFLTIHDAMLNIYESHPPRTVSGNIPYRHICLSNGRKIQEMADKNLDVEQDTKPETRL, from the exons ATGCTCCGATCCTCATCTCAGAAGTATGTGGTGACCAGACCACTCTATTCAGAGGACGCCTTTGAAGATGAACATACAAAAGTTTATCGGAAACACAAGACTCTGCTGGACCATGTTAAACAGTACTTCAC ttgTAATTCCAAACGTGCAAAAAATGCTGCCCTTTCTTTGCTGCCTATCATCGGATGGATCAAGATCTACTCAATCAAAGAATGGCTGTTAAATGACATTGTGTCTGGCATCAGCACTGGACTGGTAGCTGTCTTACAAG GACTAGCCTACAGTTTGCTGGCATCTATCTCTCCATGGTATGGATTATATGCTGCTTTTTTCCCAGTCCTCACTTATTTTCTCCTGGGCACTTCTCGACACATTTCTGTGG GCGCTTTCCCTGTGTTGAGTCTCATGGTAGGGGCAGTAGTGACCAGACTGGTGCCCGATGAGGGTCCACCTGCCAACATCACTGGCTTTGAAGGCCTGACGAAAGATGAACAGAGAGCCCTAGTGTCTGCCTCACTCACTTTCCTTATAGGGTTATTCCAG CTTGGTATGGGTCTActacaggtgggcttcattgtcATGTATCTGTCAGATACTCTGATATCGGGATTCACAACTGCAGCTGCAGTTCACATTCTGGTTTCACAGCTAAAATTTATATTTGGGCTGAATGTGCCAGGCTTCAGTGGACCACTCTCGATTATACAC ACTCTTGAGAGGGTATTTGGACAGATCACCTCCACTAACATCCATGATCTGGTCACTTCAGTTGTGGTGATGGTTGTGGTGTTGGTTGTGAAAGAGCTCAATGACAGATTCAGATCAAAGTTACCAGTGCCCATCCCTATTGAAGTGATTATG ACCAGCATAGCATGTGGCGTCTCCTATGCATTCAACTTCAGGGACAATCACGCAGTGGAAGTAGTGGGGAAAATTCCAAACTC GTTTGAGCCTCCAATGGCTCCGGATCTGCAGGTTTTCCAGATGACAGTCGTGGACGCGTTCCCAATGGCTATTGTGGGATTTGCCATTGCTTATGCAGTGGCTAAAGTCTATTCTGTAAAACATGACTACCTCATAGATGGAAATCAA GAGCTCATTGCCTTTGGTACAAGCAACATCTTTGGGGGAGCATGCAAATCTCTGGCAGCTAGCACAGCTCTGTCCAGAAGTGCAGTTCAAGAGAGCACTGGAGGAAAAACTCAG aTAGCTGGTTTCCTCTCTGCCATTATCGTGTTGGTAGTAACCTTGGGGATAGGGTTCTTGTTGGAACCACTACCAAAG TCAGTGCTGGGTGCTGTGGTAATAGTGAACCTGAAGGGGATGTTGATGCAGGTGGTTGAAGTCCCTTACCTATGGAAGAAAGACCGTCCTGACTGT ATTGTTTGGGTAGGCACCTGCTTGGCTTCCATATTCCTGGGGTTGGATTTAGGACTTGCTGTTGGTCTTGGACTGGAGCTGCTTACTGTGGTCTTCAGGGCTCAGTT TCCACGCTGCTGTGTCCTTGCTAATGTCTTAGGGACAGATATCTACAGAGATCGCAAGGACTATATCAGT GTCTACGAGTCAGAAGGAGTGAAGATTTTCAGAATTCCATCTCCCATTTTCTTCGCCAATATCGACTTTTTCAGAGGCAAACTGATCGATGCT GTGGGCTTTAATCCTCTGAGAATACTGAGGAAGAGAAACAAGGCCGTGAGGAAGATTAAGAAACTGATAAAGAAAGGGGAGCTGACCTTAACATCT AAAGGACTGCAGGCCACATGCTCAATGCCCATTGAAGAGTCAGAGGACGAAAGAAACATGGAAGATCTGGACCAGCCCACAGACTACTCAGATCTTCCCATACAGGTGAACTGGAACGCAGAGCTCCCTGCCAACATCTGTGTTCCTCCTGTGAACATCCACAGTTTGGTCCTGGACTTCACCACGGTCTCATTTCTCGATATATCTGCACTCAAGGGTCTAAAAACG GCCTTAATGGAATTTATACGCATTGATGTTGAAGTTTACATTGTAGGCTGTGATC CATATATCATAGAGAAGCTGAAGAAGTGCCAGTTCTTTGATGAAGAAATCAAGACATCGATCTTCTTTTTAACCATCCATGATGCAATGCTTAATATTTATGAGTCCCATCCACCAAGAACT GTCTCCGGGAATATCCCTTACCGACACATTTGTTTGTCAAATGGGCGGAAAATCCAAGAAATGGCT GACAAGAACCTGGATGTCGAACAAGACACCAAACCAGAGACAAGACTGTAA
- the cbll1 gene encoding E3 ubiquitin-protein ligase Hakai isoform X2 yields the protein MDHSDNDMQGTEGALGGPDVRRRIPIKLLPKQARNKPPLRPQRPAGRLPSKTHSADEGFNYKQEERFDNCLKAGDAFASQRRFPQQLYWDYKLNLIGEKDDTPVHFCDKCGLPVKTYGRMIPCKHVFCYECALHHERKGDKMCPGLNLYSCTDPVQRIEQCHRGSLYMCSIVQGCKRTYLSQRDLQAHINHRHMRSGKASSSRSDPLHLPPASEVPERFRVPPPHLPKPHVLIPPPLSHSGHDPYSQPPSGSHDDHRPPQGQPPNAGDMGPSRSLAQETFRISTVTTRKHSNLITVPIQDDSSSGPSREPHPQPGNAPPPHHHPGDYPGQPVVTHLHHMMAPPQQHYGPPPPPPPISHPMPHPGQGSNTPHMVFNQAPPPLSSVPPPITPPPGHLIGQMPPFMNHPPPGPPPQHGGPSVNGPPPHHYNPQFPEDKSTLSPPFNQPGGLSPGMWPAPRGPPPPRMQGPPPQGQMPGPHHPDQGRYRPYYQ from the exons ATGGACCACAGTG ACAATGATATGCAGGGCACTGAAGGGGCGTTAGGTGGTCCTGATGTCCGAAGGAGGATCCCAATTAAACTCCTTCCCAAACAGGCCAGGAATAAACCTCCCCTGCGACCACAGAGACCAGCGGGACGGTTACCTTCCAAAACCCATTCTGCTGATGAAG GCTTTAACTACAAGCAGGAAGAGAGGTTTGATAATTGCTTAAAAGCAGGAGATGCATTTGCAAGCCAGCGACGGTTCCCACAGCAGCTGTACTGGGATTACAAG CTAAACTTGATTGGCGAAAAAGATGACACCCCAGTTCATTTCTGTGACAAATGTGGACTGCCAGTTAAAACATATGGTCGCATG ATCCCATGCAAACATGTTTTCTGCTATGAGTGTGCATTGCATCATGAAAGGAAGGGTGATAAAATGTGTCCAGG TCTAAACCTTTACAGCTGTACAGACCCAGTCCAGCGCATTGAACAGTGCCACCGTGGCTCTCTCTACATGTGTAGTATTGTTCAGGGATGCAAACGCACCTATCTCTCTCAGAGAGACCTGCAGGCCCACATTAATCACAGACATATGAGGTCAGGCAAGGCATCTAGCAGCCGCTCTGACCCTCTCCACCTCCCTCCTGCATCGGAAGTGCCCGAGCGCTTCCGAGTGCCCCCTCCTCACCTGCCCAAGCCCCACGTGCTCATCCCTCCCCCACTGTCTCATAGTGGTCATGACCCCTACAGCCAGCCTCCCTCTGGCTCCCATGATGACCATCGACCTCCACAAGGCCAGCCGCCTAATGCGGGAGACATGGGGCCGTCCCGCTCTCTCGCTCAAGAGACCTTCCGCATCTCAACGGTTACCACACGGAAACACAGCAACCTCATTACGGTTCCAATCCAGGACGATTCCAGCTCTGGTCCCTCTCGTGAGCCACACCCCCAGCCTGGCAATGCTCCGCCCCCTCACCACCACCCTGGAGACTATCCAGGACAGCCTGTCGTTACCCACCTGCATCACATGATGGCGCCACCTCAGCAGCACTATGGGCCTCCACCTCCCCCTCCGCCCATCAGTCATCCCATGCCGCACCCAGGGCAGGGCTCCAACACGCCTCACATGGTTTTTAACCAAGCACCCCCTCCACTATCCTCTGTCCCTCCACCCATTACTCCACCTCCTGGACACCTCATTGGTCAGATGCCCCCATTTATGAACCACCCCCCACCAGGGCCGCCCCCTCAGCATGGAGGTCCTTCTGTCAATGGCCCCCCACCCCACCATTACAACCCACAGTTCCCTGAGGACAAGAGCACTCTCAGTCCACCGTTCAACCAGCCTGGGGGTTTGAGTCCAGGAATGTGGCCTGCGCCACGGGGACCCCCACCGCCCCGAATGCAGGGTCCCCCACCACAGGGGCAGATGCCTGGGCCACATCACCCAGATCAGGGCCGCTATAGACCATATTACCAGTAA